Genomic segment of Malus domestica chromosome 15, GDT2T_hap1:
aattttggctactcctactttaccccggatatcctcattcataatcttatcctttctcgtgtgcccacacatccaacgaagcatcctcatctccgctacacccattttgtgtacgtgttgatgcttcaccgcccaacattctgtgccatacagcatcgccggccttattgccgtcctataaaattttcccttgagcttcagtggcatacggcggtcacacaacacgccggatgcactcttccacttcatccatccagcttgtattctatggttgagatctctatctaattctccgttcttttgcaagatagatcataggtaacgaaaacggtcgctctttggtatttcttgatctccgatcctcacccctaactcgttttggcctccatttgcactgaacttgcactccatatcttctgtctttgatcggcttaggcgaagacctttagattccaacacttctctccaaaggttaagctttgcatttaccccttcctgagtttcatctatcaacactatatcgtctgtgaaaagcatacaccaaggaatatcatcttgaatatgtcctgttaactcatccattaccaacgcaaaaaggtaaggacttaaggatgaaccttgatgtaatcctacagttatgggaaagctttcggtttgtccttcatgagttcttacggcagtctttgctccttcatacatatcctgtatagcttggatatatgctactcgtactcctttcttctctaaaatcctccaaagaatgtctcttgggaccctatcatacgctttttccaaatctataaagaccatgtgtaaatcctttttcccatctctatatctttccatcaatcttcgtaagagatagattgcctctatggttgagcgccctggcatgaacccgaattagttgtccgaaacccgtgtctcttgcctcaatctatgctcaatgactctcccagagcttcattgtatgactcattagcttaatacccctatagttcatacaattttgtacatcacccttattcttgtagataggcaccaaagtgcacgttcgccactcatttggcatcttcttcgttttcaaaatcctattgaaaaggtcagtgagccatgttatacctgtctctcccaaaactttccacacttcgattggtatatcgtctgggcctactgcttttctatgcttcatcttcttcaaagctacaaccacttcttccttccggattctacgataaaaagagtagtttctatactcttctgagttactaaactcccctaaagaagcactcctttcatgtcctttattgaaaagattatgaaaataacatttccatctgtctttaaccgcgttctctgtagcaagaacctttccatcctcatccttgatgcacctcacttggtttaggtcccttgtcttcttttcccttgctctagctagtttatagatatccaactctccttctttggtatctagtcgcttatacatatcgtcataagccgctaacttagcttctctcacagctttcttcgcctcttgcttcgcttttctatacctttcaccattttcatcggtcctatccttgtataaggctttacaacattccttcttaaccttcacctttgtttgtacctcctcattccaccaccaagattccttttggtgtggggcaaagcccttggactctcctaatacctcttttgctacttttcggatacaactagccatggaatcccacatttggttagcttccccctctctatcccacacacactgggtgattactttctctttgaaaatgacttgtttttcttcttttagattccaccatctagtccttgggcacttccaagtcttgttcttttttctctcttttgatatgtacatccatcaccaacaagcgatgttgagtagccacgctctctcctggtataactttgcaatccttacaagttatacgatcccctttcctcattagaagaaaatctatttgtgtttttgacgacccactcttgtaggtgatcacatgttcttctctcttcttaaagaaggtgttggctaagaagagatcatatgccattgcaaaatccaagatagcttccccatcctcgtttctctccccaaaaccatggccaccatgaaaacctccatagttgcctgtctccctgcccacgtgtccatttaaatctcctcctataaataacttctccgtctgagcaattccttgcaccaagtctccaaggtcttcccaaaatttctccttcgaactcgtatccaaccctacttgaggtgcgtacgcactaatcacattgataagttcttgtcctattacaatcttgattgccatgattctatctcctaccctcttgacatctacaacatcttgtgtcaaggtcttgtccacgatgatgccaacaccgtttctcgttctatttgtgcccgaataccatagtttaaaccctgagctttctagatcctttgccttacgaccaacccacttagtttcttgtaggcacataatatttatccttctcctcaccataacttctactacttccatagattttcccgtcaaggttcctatattccacgttcctaaatgcattttgctctcttgaactctacccttctgtcctagcttcttcacccttccccgtctaataggatcaaagtacttattttgtgtgtcccgtgtaaagttgataggagcatatgctcccaaacaactttgagtggagtcgttcgaaaagaagtttctatagcccccttgctcatttaacactacaTCCGGGTGcggatggagatacagcgacccttgctcacttatcactgtgctcgggccacacagcgcgccacttatgggtgacgccctagctttaccGCGATTTcattctggattcattttcataaggattcgacgtaatcatggagtgctggctgtcgactacctgacgccctccccctcctcttttatccgggcttgggaccggcaatgtaagataaacttacacggcggagttatcTTGTCTATTCTGCAACTGAATAAATTCGTACTTGATTTATGATTTTCATCCTCAAAAAGAATTTACATTGCTATCATTATATGTTGTGTCAAGATTTGAGTTTCTTAGTCAAAAAAAGCTGTGTTGTTTGTcaagatttttcaattttcgtgTATCTTTTATTGACTGGTTTATAATCATGTCCCTCTGCATCTTAGTTAAAAACTGTGTACTGCAATCGCTATACGTATTTTTGTATGTTATTGTTCTCAATGAGTTCACCCGTGAACCTTGTCAATATTTTCTGTTTCCAGCACTTAGTACCCATGATCTTGACAAGTTTCTAAAATCAATTGGGAGAGACCCCTCATATGTTGACTTGGAGGTAATCAAAATTAAGTTTGTCAACCAAAGTTCAAGGAACACTAGACCATTTTGTCAAACCTTATTTGTCTCATGCAGGCTAACCCATCGGTTGGAAAGGATCAACCACCTGATCTTGCATGCTTTGTTCCGTCTGGTTCCACTGTGTTGCCAGACCCTCCACAACCAGCAGCTTCCTCTAAAGGTCATGCAGAAATTCCAATTTCTGTCTCTAACAAATCAACAGCAAGTACAGGTACTATTATGTGAAAGTGAACTCAGTGcagataaatataaataaaaatagaatgAGAGTTGATTCCACGATAAATTTTCCTAATATAGTTCTGTGATAAGTAATTTTCGTCCTCATAAGTTGCAATGATGTTATGGTACTTTCTACAATTAACTAGCTCGTTTATGGTTAATTTTTCAGAGAGAGATTAGGATTTTTCTTGTTTGGGGATTGTCGATGTGGGGCCTTCCTGTTTTTTATTGTCGTTAACCAAGAAAATATTCTTTCATGATGCAGTCTCTTCTAAGCCATCCAGTAGTGCAAAAAGTGCTAAGGACAAACAGGTCAATGGTGTGAACGTGTCGAAGACCGTAGCAGATGTTGGAAGTTTGGTTGAAGATTTACTCGATAGAACATCTTCTCTATTGCTTTCAGAGGTTAGTACAATAAACGCTTCTCTCCAGTTTCAACTTTAACATTAGTTTAGTCGTCTCATGAAGTTGAATCATACAGATCACTGAGGAGACTATTAAGAAACATGAAGGACAATTGGGAACTAAGGTATCAGATAGTATCAGAAGCCGACTTCGAGAAGATTTCGAGAGAACCCTTGTAAGTGTTTTACACTTCTGGTTGAATGTTTGATCATGAAGCATTTATTATTTAGTTATTAAAGAGCTATTAGTGTGTATGTTCATTACCGTCATTACTCATTAGTGTACATCTTCTCAGAAGATTTTGAAACAATTGTTCAAATCCGTAATCACGAGATCATTCTTATTGCAGATGATATTTAAATCCACCGCATATACCGAAGGGTTCTCTGCTGGCaagcaccatcatccacaccgTAAGAATTGACGAGTGTTTGAGTTCTTTCTCCCCTTCTCCATCGCAAGAGAGTGCAGAATCAAGTTGTTCCAAGTTTGTATCAATTTTATGCTCTGCTATATTTTGAACACTTTTCTGCATTTGATAGAACAGGTACGTGACCATTTAAACATTATGAGATGCTTCCTTTCTAAAATTAATGTTTTCGTTTATGCCTCTTTTCGTGTTTACGATTAATGAATGCTGGCAACAAATTCTGGCTAGTGCATTGGACTTATTACTCAGGTTCATCGGTATGTTGTCTTCCGATTACAGAACGGCTTATCTGTAGGTTATGACATGAATTTATGATTAAGTGTTTATGTACATACAATTATTTACATAAGCATAAGACATTAACAGTATCCGACAAATAGTATCGGAACATTAGAAACAGTATTTTGGTGGAAGGTTTAAGGTTTTGCTGCGGCGTTGAGTGCTGATTGTGATCTGAAGGACCAGATTGCTGCTGCAGAATGTCATTACGGTTAAAACACGAACAgctttgaatcaaattttgatcAAGCTTTCTGTGTTATAATTTCCTGCTTACCTTAGAGATAGAAATGAGCGTATGATAGAGGGATGCAGAGGAATAATAGCCAGCGTAATGGCGTCTGGCGTAATTAACAGCCATATTAAGGGCTAAAGAATAGTGCAAGAACACCACCATGGATCACCTGCATCAAAATACAAAGTTATTACTAAACGAAATAGTTAACAGAGTACGAGATGAATGTCACTAAACGAAATGGTTATTAACTCGAAGAAATTGAAGTTGCAATAGTAAAAATATATGGAATACAAATCAATCACTGTTATCACAATTATGTATAAAATTCATAACTTCATAatccttttttaatttataaaataagacAAGTAAT
This window contains:
- the LOC114821592 gene encoding uncharacterized protein translates to MGLSKEQLLARLKELQVDFSHHEHPVVLTVEAQAKYVGHLGGGLSKNLFLKDKKSRFYIVSALADTKVDLKVLSVRLGLGKGGLRMAPEEALGEILQVPLGCVTPFSLVNESARHVSLLLDKKFRSQERCFFHPLSNDMSISLSTHDLDKFLKSIGRDPSYVDLEANPSVGKDQPPDLACFVPSGSTVLPDPPQPAASSKGHAEIPISVSNKSTASTVSSKPSSSAKSAKDKQVNGVNVSKTVADVGSLVEDLLDRTSSLLLSEITEETIKKHEGQLGTKVSDSIRSRLREDFERTLMIFKSTAYTEGFSAGKHHHPHRKN